One genomic window of Cannabis sativa cultivar Pink pepper isolate KNU-18-1 chromosome 2, ASM2916894v1, whole genome shotgun sequence includes the following:
- the LOC115720660 gene encoding peroxisomal adenine nucleotide carrier 1: MMSSIDLESISEATSGAIGSLVSTTLLYPLDTCKTRYQAEVGAHGRRKYRNLSDVLWEAISNRQVLSLYQGLGTKNLQSFIAQFVYFYGYSYFKRLYLKKSGAIKIGTKANLLLAAAAGACTAIVTQPLDTAASRMQTTSFGKSKGLWKTLTEGTWSDAFDGLGISLLLTSNPAIQYTVFDQLKQRHLGEKLDKRDKGSSPEALSAFSAFLVGAISKSVATFLTYPAIRCKVMIQAADPDDDDDGGASKPRPKSQKTLPAVFLAIWKSEGISGFFKGLQAQILKTVLSSALLLMIKEKITKTTWVLILAIRKYLLLTRGRLKSA; this comes from the exons ATGATGAGTAGTATTGATTTGGAATCGATATCAGAGGCGACCTCGGGTGCCATAGGATCACTTGTCAGCACCACCCTCTTATACCCACTCGACACCTGCAAAACCAGATACCAAGCCGAGGTTGGAGCTCATGGTCGCCGAAAATACAG GAACCTTTCTGATGTGTTGTGGGAAGCCATATCTAACCGGCAGGTCCTTTCGTTGTATCAAGGTCTGGGGACTAAAAACTTGCAGTCCTTCATTGcacaattcgtttacttttatGGATACAGCTACTTCAAAAGATTGTATCTGAAAAAGAGTGGTGCCATAAAGATTGGAACTAAGGCAAACCTGCTTTTGGCTGCAGCTGCTGGGGCTTGTACAGCGATTGTCACACAG CCCTTGGATACAGCTGCCTCAAGGATGCAAACAACTAGCTTTGGAAAATCCAAAGGACTGTGGAAGACGCTTACAGAGGGAACTTGGAGTGATGCATTTGATGGACTTGGAATCTCCCTGTTACTGACTTCGAACCCTGCTATTCAG TATACAGTTTTTGATCAACTAAAACAAAGACATCTGGGGGAAAAGCTGGATAAACGGGACAAGGGTTCATCTCCTGAAGCTCTTTCTGCATTTTCAGCATTTCTGGTAGGTGCAATCTCCAAGAGTGTTGCTACCTTTCTCACATATCCTGCAATCAG GTGTAAAGTGATGATACAAGCTGCAGATCCAGATGACGACGATGATGGCGGTGCTAGTAAGCCCCGACCTAAGTCGCAAAAAACACTACCTGCAGTTTTCCTTGCCATTTGGAAATCGGAAGGGATATCTGGCTTTTTCAAGGGATTGCAGGCTCAGATCCTGAAGACAGTTTTGAGTTCTGCATTGCTTTTGATGATCAAGGAAAAGATTACCAAAACTACATGGGTTCTCATACTTGCAATAAGAAAGTATCTGTTGCTAACCAGGGGCAGACTAAAAAGTGCTTGA
- the LOC133035115 gene encoding uncharacterized protein LOC133035115, whose product MDAQQKIQQTHVSAQNSNRESTSTSGSSLQVFTDAAIDVRGQKHSYGIVVANESGAVKAGVAKPCIGSIPAVLAEAKAIYHAILWVQLLHLPVDTLKTDCKTIVDKLNHCNWNASPLDDVLVGIKNLLSFSPNLRVEHVYRESNQLAHWVAKFGLGLDNEIVWNGSLPSI is encoded by the coding sequence ATGGATGCTCAGCAAAAAATTCAGCAGACTCATGTGTCGGCTCAAAATTCAAATAGGGAGTCGACAAGTACTTCTGGTTCTTCTTTACAGGTTTTTACTGATGCTGCCATTGATGTTCGTGGACAAAAGCATAGTTATGGTATTGTGGTGGCTAATGAGTCTGGTGCTGTCAAAGCTGGTGTGGCTAAACCTTGTATTGGGAGTATCCCTGCTGTTCTGGCAGAAGCTAAGGCCATTTATCATGCTATTCTTTGGGTGCAGTTACTTCATCTTCCAGTGGATACCTTAAAGACTGATTGTAAAACTATAGTGGATAAACTTAATCATTGTAATTGGAATGCTAGTCCTCTGGATGATGTGTTAGTAGGTATTAAAAACTTATTATCTTTCAGTCCTAACCTGAGAGTTGAGCATGTGTATCGAGAGTCTAATCAGTTGGCTCATTGGGTTGCAAAATTTGGGTTAGGACTAGATAATGAGATTGTGTGGAATGGTTCTTTGCCATCCATTTAA